Proteins encoded in a region of the Gemmatimonadaceae bacterium genome:
- a CDS encoding xanthine dehydrogenase family protein subunit M — protein MIDFQYVRTTDIEAALRAGTAPSAKYVAGGTNLIDLMKLNVERPGHVVDINDLGRRNPSLSMIADMPGGGLRLGALARMRDVAWDARVRERYPVVSQALLLAASGQLRNMATIGGNVLQRTRCPYFRDTAMPCNKREPGSGCSALSGINRTEAVLGVSDHCIATYPGDLAVALVALGATVTIRGPGAGDRLIDFASLHVVPGTHPERETTLRPGELITSIDLPPLPAAKRSLYLKVRDRASFAFALASAAVAVDVQSGKIQDARVGLGGVATRPWRSTEAEHELIGKPVSEHTFREAAEAALAKARPHRDNAFKVLLAKRTLVRALTEVTT, from the coding sequence ATGATCGACTTCCAGTACGTCCGCACCACGGACATCGAGGCTGCGCTTCGCGCCGGTACTGCACCGTCGGCGAAATACGTTGCCGGCGGTACGAACCTCATCGACCTCATGAAGCTCAACGTCGAGCGTCCTGGCCACGTCGTCGACATCAACGACCTCGGCCGCCGTAACCCGTCGCTGTCGATGATCGCCGACATGCCTGGCGGCGGCCTGCGACTCGGCGCGCTTGCGCGCATGCGCGACGTCGCATGGGATGCACGCGTGCGCGAACGCTATCCGGTCGTGAGCCAGGCGCTCCTGCTCGCGGCGTCGGGTCAGTTGCGCAACATGGCAACGATCGGCGGTAACGTCCTTCAGCGCACGCGCTGTCCGTACTTTCGCGACACCGCGATGCCCTGCAACAAGCGCGAGCCGGGCTCCGGTTGCTCGGCTCTCTCTGGAATCAATCGGACCGAGGCAGTTCTCGGTGTGAGCGATCATTGCATCGCCACATATCCTGGCGACCTCGCGGTCGCTCTGGTCGCGTTGGGCGCCACGGTGACCATTCGCGGCCCCGGTGCTGGCGATCGGTTGATCGACTTTGCGTCGCTGCACGTGGTGCCGGGCACACATCCCGAGCGTGAGACGACGCTTCGTCCGGGCGAGCTGATCACGTCGATCGATCTGCCGCCTCTCCCAGCGGCGAAGCGCTCACTGTACCTCAAGGTTCGCGACCGCGCGAGTTTCGCATTTGCTCTCGCCTCGGCCGCGGTGGCCGTCGACGTTCAGAGCGGAAAGATCCAGGACGCGCGTGTTGGGTTAGGTGGCGTTGCGACCAGGCCATGGCGGTCGACGGAGGCCGAGCACGAGCTCATTGGCAAGCCGGTCAGCGAACATACCTTCCGTGAAGCGGCCGAGGCCGCGTTGGCGAAGGCACGTCCACATCGTGATAACGCGTTCAAGGTGTTGCTCGCCAAGCGCACGCTCGTACGCGCGCTCACGGAGGTGACGACATGA